A region of Plasmodium falciparum 3D7 genome assembly, chromosome: 12 DNA encodes the following proteins:
- a CDS encoding U6 snRNA-associated Sm-like protein LSm7, putative, translated as MSLLPTAAPTPNKDNKFMTDIKKFMNQKIRVKFDGGREVVGTLIGHDAIFNLVLDKTEEYIRDPNDSFVVTDKTRSIGLIVARGTSVALITPVEGTQEISNPFITEEK; from the exons ATGTCATTATTACCTACAGCAGCACCTACACCTAATAAGGACAATAAATTTATGACAGACATTAAAAAGTTTATGAATCAAAAAATTAGGGTCAAATTTGATGGAGGTCGTGAAG tTGTTGGAACGTTGATTGGGCATGATGCAATCTTCAACCTGGTTTTAGATAAAACAGAAGAATATATAAGAg accCGAATGATAGTTTTGTTGTAACGGATAAAACGAGGAGTATTGGTTTAATTGTTGCCAGGGGAACTTCG gTTGCTTTAATTACACCCGTAGAAGGAACACAAGAAATATCCAATCCATTTATAacagaagaaaaataa
- a CDS encoding telomere repeat-binding zinc finger protein: MSCIDSKNKRVICYVDENLNNNIYSESEKTFLKNNVDWNKIKLLNTSNIKPVVAGVEKKLVLDTSENKYVRQMNNVNDKNKKNNVIFNIDGKKKDIRTHLYQDGDPIERHVKEKEDMYYDKENNLEEYKNNKSDDEIDNVDRNGIYNINIKTNNKIYSNLQNEMHDNICNNEHKYNINNVNNINNINNINNINNIYNINNLKNNISSVFQEKFSNRYTNLLEDDDLLMEKQDDTNINLNYQRCYQNYYNKNKKYIYNDTDDDNDKKCVKKNHVHNKDKCKNNKYFLTNDDLSYNEDILSSSTNTCDTLDKIKLDNIYGSFIDDVKSSFVLTKNMKKSFTHYIHKQKNKEKNKDNEIHHDNNTDQNEYSDFNDFDVSSNNNMNEQEKKNDNINNQHITKEKMTMLHYQNIYDHECKENENKSTNSIIYIEDNNSLKSEVILIDDTQSKCTNGNYKSPLSHEKNEDDYPETKDSYKNIFHIMKEQNKLRSLSLNRNNENVKKFGIQNVQHLFNSNNLLNKEKNIENQEDDENEEETHEGKHTNSNSENYYENKIESDFFSNSDYPKLDEKNEDNYEQSSDEYHDIQKVNDDINVQVGSNHINLKEKYKGEIGDDYGINSENERGSYSDSRSASYRSESYRSESNRRSESDGRSESDGRSEGDRRSESDRRSEGDKRSEGDKRSEGDKRSESDKKSESDKSSNDDDKRSNDGNTSESERSEVSEKSSYVSSEKPKKRPYFYENVSSKITGFFFQVKKKINKNNDEDDDYSESRRSSESRQRSESRRSNVSRRSDVSKKDDMSVKSDASRRSDASRRSDASRRSDVSKKDDISAKSDASKKDDISAKSDVSRRSDVSRRSDASRRSDASRRSDASRRSDASRRSDASRRSDVSKKDDISAKSDASKKDDISAKSDVSRRSDVSIRNDISARSDVSRKSEVSRRSNVTNKLSDRENEKNEETKLSEIDVTQVNDIHKDITNKEEDNEKIIKVRKTRKKRIVADNNKKVAMKKPKIPKEGTKIIKKGGIKKKGKNENDREEEERKCNICNMTFINNQLMMRHVNSVHSDERPFECKICHKSYKRGDHLKIHLLGHKISEEKNKYQCPICKTSCKSSRELIICQKSHSEGYKKPGYTSASSKLNQKGDSNVLSLINGKKNSRSKNVKQKQIENDNSNDNNNNNSKMKKNDKRDKLHNGVMENSTMNDDDNNMLQLMDEKNITEGKEGEVQKISRKGSFSIEGRTCNICKMVFANKKLMKRHLMCVHSDDRPYKCDICFKSYKRSDHLRNHLSSHNKTNEEKKHICLICEQSFATAKELKHHKIKHYKCPYENCSYTYSTISKMKYHLNKHRCNLVYTCPGCSQTFVIYKDYIEHKKMCFKKKYVCLECNKIYLHLNGYNKHINKIHLKINTVFKCKIKDCNKQFCSDFSLKEHVINFHKGIKRFFCSKCNISFGYRSSFRRHNVNMHS; this comes from the coding sequence ATGAGCTGCATAGATTCAAAGAATAAACGAGTTATATGCTATGTAGATGAAAAtttaaacaataatatatatagtgaaAGTGAGAAGacgtttttaaaaaataatgttgactggaataaaattaaattgttAAATACTTCAAATATAAAACCTGTGGTTGCAGGAGTCGAAAAAAAACTTGTATTAGATACAAGTGAAAATAAGTACGTTCGTCAAATGAATAAtgttaatgataaaaataaaaaaaataatgttatttttaatattgatGGGAAAAAGAAAGATATACGAACACATTTATATCAAGATGGGGATCCTATAGAGAGGCATGTTAAAGAAAAAGAGGATATGTATTATGATAAAGAGAATAATTTAGAGgagtataaaaataataagagtGATGATGAAATTGATAATGTAGATCGTaatggtatatataatattaatattaaaacaaataataaaatatatagtaatttacaaaatgagatgcatgataatatatgtaataatgaacataaatataacataaacaatgtaaataatataaataatataaataatattaataatataaataatatatataatattaataatttaaaaaataatatatctagtGTTTTTCAAGAGAAATTTTCTAATAGATATACGAATTTATTAGAAGATGATGATTTACTTATGGAAAAACAAGATGatacaaatattaatttaaattatcaaaGGTGTTATCAAaactattataataaaaataaaaaatatatttataatgatactgatgatgataatgataaaaaatgtgtaaaaaaaaatcatgtACACAATAAggataaatgtaaaaataataaatacttTTTAACAAACGATGATTTGTCatataatgaagatatattGTCATCAAGCACAAATACATGTGATACattagataaaataaaattagataatatatatggatcTTTTATAGATGATGTTAAGAGCTCTTTTgtattaacaaaaaatatgaaaaagagTTTTACTCACTATATtcataaacaaaaaaataaagaaaaaaataaagataatgaaatacatcatgataataatacGGATCAAAATGAATATTCTGATTTTAACGATTTTGATGTttcttcaaataataatatgaatgaacaagaaaagaaaaatgataatataaataatcaaCATATtactaaagaaaaaatgactATGTTacattatcaaaatatatatgatcatGAATGTAAAGAAAACGAAAACAAATCAACTAATTCAATTATTTACATTGaagataataattctttaaaaaGTGAAGTAATATTAATTGATGATACACAAAGTAAATGTACAAATGGAAATTATAAATCTCCATTATcacatgaaaaaaatgaagatgacTATCCCGAAACGAAGGatagttataaaaatatatttcatataatgaAAGAACAAAACAAATTAAGAAGCTTATCATTAAATAGGAATAATGAAAACGTTAAAAAATTCGGTATACAAAATGTACaacatttatttaattcgaacaatttgttaaataaagaaaaaaatatagaaaaccaagaagatgatgaaaatgaagaagaaacaCATGAGGGAAAACACACTAACTCTAATTctgaaaattattatgaaaataaaatagaaagtgattttttttcaaatagtGATTATCCTAAGttggatgaaaaaaatgaagacaaTTATGAACAATCAAGTGACGAATATCACGACATACAAAAggtaaatgatgatataaacgTTCAAGTGGGTAGTAATCATATAAACCTTAAGGAAAAGTATAAGGGAGAAATTGGAGATGATTATGGAATTAATAGCGAAAATGAAAGGGGAAGTTATAGTGATAGTAGAAGTGCCAGTTATAGAAGTGAGAGTTATAGAAGTGAGAGTAACAGAAGAAGTGAGAGTGACGGAAGGAGTGAGAGCGACGGAAGGAGTGAGGGCGACAGAAGAAGTGAGAGTGACAGAAGAAGTGAAGGTGACAAAAGAAGTGAAGGTGACAAAAGAAGTGAAGGTGACAAAAGAAGTGAGAGCGACAAAAAAAGTGAAAGTGACAAATCATCAAACGATGATGATAAAAGAAGCAATGATGGAAATACATCTGAAAGTGAAAGAAGTGAAGTTAGCGAAAAGAGTTCTTATGTGTCTTCAGAAAAACCTAAAAAAAGaccttatttttatgaaaacgTTTCTAGTAAAATTACAGGGTTTTTCTTTCaagtaaagaaaaaaattaataagaataatgacGAAGATGATGATTATAGTGAGAGTAGAAGAAGCAGTGAAAGTAGACAGAGAAGTGAAAGTAGAAGAAGTAATGTAAGCAGAAGAAGTGATGTAAGCAAAAAGGATGATATGAGTGTAAAAAGTGATGCAAGCCGAAGAAGTGATGCAAGCCGAAGAAGTGATGCAAGTAGAAGAAGTGATGTAAGCAAAAAGGATGATATAAGTGCAAAAAGCGATGCAAGCAAAAAGGATGATATAAGTGCAAAAAGTGATGTAAGTAGAAGAAGTGATGTAAGCCGAAGAAGTGATGCAAGCCGAAGAAGTGATGCAAGCCGAAGAAGTGATGCAAGCCGAAGAAGTGATGCAAGCCGAAGAAGTGATGCAAGTAGAAGAAGTGATGTAAGCAAAAAGGATGATATAAGTGCAAAAAGCGATGCAAGCAAAAAGGATGATATAAGTGCAAAAAGCGATGTAAGTAGAAGAAGCGATGTAAGCATAAGGAATGATATAAGTGCAAGAAGCGATGTTAGCAGAAAAAGTGAGGTAAGTAGAAGGAGCAATGTTACTAATAAATTGAGTGATAgggaaaatgaaaaaaacgaGGAAACAAAATTAAGTGAAATAGATGTAACACAAGTGAATGATATACATAAagatattacaaataaagaagaagataatgaaaaaataattaaagtTCGTAagacaagaaaaaaaagaatagtagcggataataataaaaaggttgCTATGAAAAAACCAAAAATACCAAAAGAGGGAactaaaataataaaaaaaggaggtattaaaaaaaaaggtaagaatgaaaatgatcgagaagaagaagaaagaaaatgtaatatttgtaatatgacatttataaataatcaaTTAATGATGAGACATGTAAACAGCGTACATTCTGATGAAAGACCTTTTGAATGTAAAATATGTCATAAGTCTTATAAAAGAGGTGATCATTTAAAAATCCATTTATTAGGACATAAAATaagtgaagaaaaaaataaatatcaatGTCCTATATGTAAAACATCATGTAAATCATCAAGAGAATTAATTATTTGTCAGAAAAGTCATTCTGAAGGATATAAGAAACCAGGTTATACTAGTGCTTCTTCTAAGTTAAATCAAAAAGGTGATTCGAATGTACTTTCTTTGATTAAtggtaaaaaaaattctcgtagtaaaaatgtaaaacaaAAGCAAATAGAAAATGATAACAgcaatgataataataataataattcaaaaatgaagaaaaacgACAAAAGAGATAAACTACATAACGGTGTGATGGAAAATAGCACAAtgaatgatgatgataataatatgttacaACTTATGGATGAAAAAAACATTACAGAAGGAAAAGAAGGTGAAGTCCAAAAAATTTCTAGAAAAGGTAGTTTTTCAATAGAAGGAAGGACTTGTAATATATGTAAGATGGTTTttgcaaataaaaaattaatgaaaagaCATTTAATGTGTGTACATTCAGATGATAGACCATATAAATGTGATATATGCtttaaatcatataaaagaTCTGATCATTTAAGAAATCATTTAAGTTCACATAATAAAACTAACGAGGAAAAGAAACATATTTGTTTAATTTGTGAACAAAGTTTTGCAACAGcaaaagaattaaaacaTCATAAAATCAAACATTATAAATGTCCTTATGAAAATTGTTCTTATACTTATTCTACAATTTCAAAAATGAAATACcatttaaataaacataGATGTAATTTAGTATATACATGTCCTGGTTGCTCTCAAacttttgttatatataaagattatattgaacataaaaaaatgtgttttaaaaaaaaatatgtatgcttggaatgtaataaaatatatttacacttGAACGgttataataaacatattaataaaatacacttaaaaattaatacagtttttaaatgtaaaataaagGATTGTAATAAACAATTCTGTTCCGATTTCAGCTTAAAAGAACATGTTATCAATTTTCATAAGGGCATTAAGAGATTTTTCTGTAGCAAATGTAATATATCTTTTGGATATAGAAGTTCGTTTAGAAGGCACAACGTTAATATGCACTCATAA
- a CDS encoding cytosolic iron-sulfur protein assembly protein 1, putative — MVLELVVNLENHKRRIWSICWSPDGNYLASVGADKYIMIWVKKNNEKIRKTNNSNKIMKKALNIFGEKTQIKSNIEFDIYDIIETQHEKSLRHIEFSKDGSFFVVASFDSKCSIYKKNNNDKWVYYKMLEGHEKEVKCASIHPSNKYIVTCGRDKSIWVHAKGDVGKTDMKSKNHTNDKNGDSVKNDDSFKNDDSFKNDDSVKNGDSVKNDDSAKNDDRVKNGDSVKNGDSVKNGDSVKNDDIYKNDDRVKNDDNYKNDDNVINDDSVKNDKNNTSDHILQDDQALTNHDINNNNLQNSNSLDFHFDAYLTAHTEDIKFVSWCPLSENTFISLSYDNSLKLWSKIMNEWNCIQTLNEHTSVVWCVTFNFDGSQFATCSDDKTIRIWKSDKKLNYNLHKYPFLYERTIKDLKDTSYSKETSKNMDEEKVTGNNNTCENKNVGQNDDTLNNNNNNNINSVNNNNNHVVGGLHQTQTCEGKELAERTNQMTEVKSRSKENINNTDINKSNSQEVVKSKGKSENKIFKKTTNFFSKLKEIKSKKENEQKNILSNITIVNYSEQKDDLGTLSKVYIQHNFVPLYFNNGLFKYVYNFSQVEDNTNINNDLKKKDQHNKKNNIKDHVTKNLDNDITNNIQSDQIHNNDILDKNSNHTNIEIEYKPKREYVEEFQETSLHISEDTNSTIKQNILKKDQNVNDTNFDDWRVNNVIQGYHKRSVSYIDWNSYEDLIAASSFDNSLKIFKKINEEWELISNVDNAHMSDVNCVVWCPQKYQDYFLLATAGDDCVINIWKYTKG; from the coding sequence aTGGTACTTGAATTAGTTGTGAATTTAGAAAATCACAAGAGGAGGATTTGGAGCATATGTTGGAGCCCCGATGGGAATTATTTAGCTTCTGTAGGTgctgataaatatattatgatatgggtaaaaaaaaataatgaaaagataAGAAAAACCAATAACAGTAAtaagataatgaaaaaagcTTTAAATATATTCGGTGAAAAAACTCAGATTAAAAGTAATATCGAATTTgatatttatgatattataGAAACACAACATGAAAAATCTTTAAGACATATTGAATTTTCTAAAGATGGAagtttttttgttgttgctTCATTTGATTCCAAGTgttcaatatataaaaaaaataacaatgaCAAATGGGTCTATTATAAAATGTTAGAAGGTCATGAAAAAGAAGTAAAATGCGCCTCCATTCACCCTTCAAATAAGTATATTGTAACGTGTGGGAGAGATAAAAGTATATGGGTTCACGCAAAGGGGGACGTTGGAAAAACAGATATGAAGAGTAAGAACCATACAAATGATAAGAATGGTGATAGTGTcaaaaatgatgatagtttcaaaaatgatgatagtttcaaaaatgatgatagtGTCAAAAATGGTGATAGTGTcaaaaatgatgatagtGCCAAAAATGATGATAGGGTCAAAAATGGTGATAGTGTCAAAAATGGTGATAGTGTCAAAAATGGTGATAGTGtcaaaaatgatgatatttaTAAGAACGATGATAGAGtcaaaaatgatgataattataagaaCGATGATAATGTTATAAATGACGATAGTGtcaaaaatgataaaaataacacaAGTGATCATATTCTTCAAGATGATCAAGCTTTAACAAATCatgacataaataataataatttacaaaataGTAATAGTTTAGATTTTCACTTTGATGCTTATCTTACAGCACACACAGAAGACATAAAATTTGTTTCCTGGTGTCCTCTAAGTGAAAATACGTTTATATCTTTATCGTATGataattctttaaaattATGGTCCAAAATAATGAATGAGTGGAATTGTATACAAACATTAAACGAACATACTTCAGTAGTATGGTGTGTCACCTTCAATTTTGACGGATCTCAATTTGCTACTTGCTCAGATGATAAAACCATTAGGATTTGGAAAAGTGATAAAAAGTTAAACTATAATTTACATAAGTATCCTTTTCTTTATGAAAGGACCATAAAGGATCTTAAAGACACGTCATATAGTAAAGAGACAAGCAAAAATATGGACGAAGAAAAGGTTACTGGTAATAACAACACatgtgaaaataaaaatgtaggacaaaatgatgatacattaaacaacaataataataataatattaatagtgtcaataataataacaaccaTGTCGTCGGAGGTCTTCATCAGACTCAAACATGTGAAGGTAAAGAACTTGCAGAACGAACCAATCAAATGACAGAAGTAAAATCAAGAAgcaaagaaaatataaacaatacagacataaataaaagtaatagcCAAGAAGTTGTAAAATCTAAAGGAAAaagtgaaaataaaatatttaaaaaaacaacCAACTTTTTTAGTAAATTGaaagaaattaaaagtaAGAAAGAAAACGAACAAAAGAATATTCTATCAAATATTACAATAGTAAATTATTCAGAACAAAAAGATGATTTAGGTACATTATCCAAAGTATATATTCAACATAATTTTGTGcccttatattttaataatggactttttaaatatgtatataatttctcACAAGTAGAAGATAAcacaaatattaataatgatttgaagaaaaaagatcaacataataaaaaaaataatataaaagatcaTGTTACTAAAAATTTAGACAatgatataacaaataatatacaaagtgatcaaatacataataatgatattttaGATAAAAATAGTAACCATACTAATATAGAAATTGAATATAAACCAAAAAGGGAATATGTTGAAGAGTTCCAAGAAACATCATTACATATATCAGAAGATACTAATTCAACaattaaacaaaatatactTAAAAAAGATCAAAATGTTAATGATACAAATTTTGATGATTGGAGAGTGAACAATGTTATACAGGGATATCATAAAAGAAGTGTTAGTTATATTGATTGGAATTCATATGAAGATTTAATAGCAGCCTCATCATTTGATaattcattaaaaatattcaaaaaaattaatgaagAATGGGAACTCATATCAAATGTAGACAATGCACATATGAGTGATGTTAATTGTGTTGTCTGGTGCCCTCAAAAATATCAAGATTACTTTTTACTAGCTACAGCTGGGGACGACTGTgtcataaatatatggaaATATACAAAGGGATGA